From a single Glycine soja cultivar W05 chromosome 19, ASM419377v2, whole genome shotgun sequence genomic region:
- the LOC114398640 gene encoding uncharacterized protein LOC114398640, producing MVFLELKQGNMIMAKYAAKFEELVRYFPHYQGRDGESSKCVKFLNGLRPEVKQAMNYQGVYQFTLLVNMCRIWDEDSRHRAAYYRSTGLMKNKKNGSKNLGKPYPTPPKQHGILPQNQRTTVMGFASGSGSKPTTFPTQIICFRCGKPSHISSNYTNKDRICFNYRKNGHIQRNFPYPKKEQNGGVLNDQTEHSKATGRVFTLNGVEASKSKDLIQGMDSLSSNHVLLNCFDKALVFDDSRVSKDRMFISANLVMTSLKEDSQVYMISSNLEVETMVSVGDLFIVREFPEVFLEDISGLSPEREIVISIDLVLGAGPISIAPYRMSPIKLAKLKKQLEELLDKKFVRPSVSP from the exons ATGGTGTTCCTAGAGCTCAAGCAGGGAAACATGATTATGGCTAAATATGCAGCCAAGTTTGAGGAATTAGTGAGGTATTTTCCTCACTACCAAGGAAGAGATGGTGAAAGTTCAAAATGTGTGAAGTTTCTGAACGGCTTGCGGCCTGAGGTGAAGCAAGCTATGAACTATCAAGGTGTCTATCAGTTTACACTTTTGGTGAACATGTGTCGAATTTGGGATGAGGACTCCCGACACAGGGCGGCCTATTATAGGAGTACGGgcctaatgaaaaataaaaagaatggaTCTAAAAATCTGGGAAAACCATATCCAACCCCTCCTAAGCAACATGGTATTCTCCCCCAAAATCAGAGGACTACTGTTATGGGGTTTGCTAGTGGTAGTGGTAGCAAACCCACTACTTTCCCAACCCAAATCATTTGTTTCAGGTGTGGTAAGCCAAGCCACATCTCCTCAAACTATACCAATAAGGATAGGATCTGCTTCAACTATAGGAAGAACGGGCATATTCAGAGAAATTTCCCATATCCCAAGAAGGAGCAGAATGGTGGGGTTCTAAATGACCAAACTGAACATTCAAAGGCCACGGGAAGGGTCTTTACTCTTAATGGTGTCGAAGCTTCGAAATCCAAAGATCTAATCCAAG GTATGGACTCAttatcttccaaccatgtcttgttAAACTGTTTTGATAAAGCTCTTGTGTTTGATGATTCTAGAGTGAGTAAGGATAGGATGTTTATCTCTGCCAACCTAGTTATgacatctttaaaagaagattCTCAAGTGTACATGATCTCATCTAACCTAGAAGTAGAGACAATGGTTTCCGTGGGTGACCTCTTTATTGTTAGAGAGTTTCCTGAAGTGTTCCTAGAGGATATATCTGGTTTATCACCTGAGAGAGAGATAGTGATTTCCATAGACCTGGTACTCGGTGctggacccatatccatagccccttataggatgtctcctATAAAGTTAGCCAagcttaagaaacagttagaggagttgttggataagaAATTTGTGAGACCTAGTGTGTCTCCATGA